The genomic DNA CAGAAAAAAGTATTTTATGAGTGATTTAATCGAAATTTTATAATTGATACTATTAAGGAGGAAAACGTTATGCTTTTAGAAGGAGTTAAAGTAGTAGAACTTTCAAGTTTCATCGCAGCACCATGTTGTGCAAAAATGTTAGGTGACTGGGGTGCAGAGGTTATTAAGATTGAACCTATAGAAGGTGATGGAATAAGAGTTATGGGTGGAACATTTAAATCTCCAGCATCAGATGATGAAAACCCTATGTTTGAATTAGAAAATGGAAATAAAAAGGGTGTAAGTATTAATGTAAAATCAAAAGAAGGAGTAGAAATATTACATAAATTATTATCAGAAGCAGACATATTTGTAACTAATGTTAGAGTTCAAGCATTAGAAAAAATGGGTATAGCTTATGACCAAATAAAAGATAAGTATCCAGGATTAATATTCTCTCAAATATTAGGATATGGTGAAAAAGGACCTTTAAAAGATAAACCAGGATTTGACTATACTGCATACTTCGCAAGAGGAGGAGTTAGCCAATCTGTTATGGAAAAAGGAACATCTCCAGCAAATACAGCAGCAGGATTTGGTGACCACTATGCAGGTCTAGCACTAGCAGCAGGAAGTTTAGCAGCATTACATAAAAAAGCTCAAACTGGTAAAGGTGAGAGAGTAACAGTAAGTCTTTTCCATACAGCTATATATGGAATGGGAACAATGATAACAACAGCACAATACGGAAATGAAATGCCTTTATCAAGAGAAAATCCAAACAGCCCATTAATGACTACATATAAATGTAAAGATGGAAGATGGATTCAATTAGCTTTAATACAATACAACAAGTGGTTAGGCAAATTCTGTAAGGTTATAAATAGAGAATATATATTAGAAGACGATAGATATAATAACATAGATTCAATGGTTAATCATGTTGAAGATTTAGTTAAGATAGTTGGAGAAGCTATGTTAGAAAAAACATTAGACGAGTGGTCAGCTTTATTAGAAGAAGCAGACTTACCATTTGAAAAAATTCAAAGCTGTGAAGATTTATTAGATGACGAACAAGCTTGGGCAAATGACTTCTTATTTAAGAAAACATACGATAGCGGAAATACAGGTGTCTTAGTTAATACTCCAGTTATGTTTAGAAATGAAGGAATTAAAGAATATACACCAGCACCAAAAGTAGGTCAACATACTGTAGAAGTATTAAAATCTTTAGGCTACGATGAAGAGAAAATAAATAACTTTAAAGATAGTAAAGTTGTAAGATATTAATTAGTAATTCTAGATTTTTTAAAAGGAGAATGCTAAAGATGTACACAATGGGATTAGATATAGGTTCAACTGCATCAAAGGGAGTAATCTTAAAGAATGGGGAAGATATTGTAGCTTCTGAAACAATATCCTCTGGTACTGGGACTACTGGACCATCAAGAGTTTTAGAAAAATTATATGGCAAGACAGGTCTTGCAAGAGAAGATATTAAAAAAGTTGTAGTTACAGGATATGGAAGAATGAACTATTCAGATGCTGATAAGCAAATAAGTGAATTAAGCTGTCATGCTAGAGGGGTAAATTTCATAATTCCAGAGACAAGAACCATTATTGACATAGGTGGTCAAGATGCAAAGGTATTAAAATTAGATAATAATGGAAGACTATTAAACTTTCTTATGAATGACAAATGTGCTGCAGGTACAGGAAGATTTTTAGATGTAATGGCAAAAATAATAGAGGTTGATGTATCTGAACTCGGAAGTATATCTATGAATTCTCAAAATGAAGTATCAATAAGCAGTACATGTACAGTATTTGCAGAGTCTGAGGTTATATCACATTTATCTGAAAATGCAAAAATTGAAGATATAGTGGCAGGTATTCATACTTCAGTAGCAAAGAGAGTTTCTAGCCTAGTAAAAAGAATAGGAGTACAAAGAAATGTAGTTATGGTTGGTGGAGTTGCTAGAAATAGTGGTATTGTAAGAGCTATGGCAAGAGAAATCAACACAGAAATTATTGTACCTGATATACCTCAATTAACTGGTGCTTTAGGAGCAGCGTTATATGCTTTTGATGAAGCAAAAGAATCACAAAAAGAAGTGAAAAATATATAAAAAGAGGGATGAAAATGTCTGAAAAAAAAGAAGCTAGAGTAGTAATTAATGATTTATTAGCTGAACAATATGCAAATGCATTTAAAGCTAAAGAAGAAGGAAGACCTGTAGGTTGGTCAACATCAGTATTTCCTCAAGAGTTAGCAGAAGTATTTGACTTAAACGTATTATATCCAGAAAACCAAGCAGCTGGAGTAGCAGCTAAAAAAGGTTCTTTAGAATTATGTGAAATAGCTGAATCTAAAGGATATTCTATTGACCTATGTGCATATGCAAGAACAAATTTTGGTCTTTTAGAAAATGGTGGATGTGAAGCTTTGGATATGCCAGCTCCAGATTTCCTACTTTGCTGTAACAATATATGTAACCAAGTTATAAAATGGTATGAAAATATTTCAAGAGAATTAGATATACCTTTAATAATGATTGATACAACTTTCAATAATGAAGACGAAGTTACTCAATCAAGAATAGATTATATTAAAGCTCAATTTGAAGAAGCTATAAAACAACTAGAAATTATATCAGGAAAGAAATTTGACCCTAAGAAGTTTGAAGAAGTAATGAAAATATCAGCTGAAAACGGAAGACTATGGAAGTATTCTATGAGTTTACCAGCAGATTCTTCTCCTTCTCCAATGAATGGATTTGACTTATTTACTTACATGGCTGTAATAGTTTGTGCTAGAGGTAAAAAAGAAACTACAGAAGCATTTAAGTTACTTATAGAAGAATTAGAGGACAACATGAAAACTGGTAAATCTTCTTTCAGAGGGGAAGAAAAATACAGAATAATGATGGAAGGTATACCTTGTTGGCCATATATAGGATACAAGATGAAAACATTAGCTAAATTTGGAGTTAACATGACAGGTAGTGTTTACCCACATGCTTGGGCATTACAATATGAAGTTAATGATTTAGATGGAATGGCAGTAGCATATAGTACTATGTTTAACAATGTAAACCTAGACCGTATGACAAAATATAGAGTTGATTCTTTAGTAGAGGGTAAATGTGATGGAGCATTCTATCATATGAACAGAAGCTGTAAACTTATGAGTTTAATACAATATGAAATGCAAAGAAGAGCAGCTGAAGAAACTGGATTACCATATGCTGGATTTGATGGTGACCAAGCAGACCCTAGAGCTTTCACTAATGCTCAATTTGAAACAAGAATTCAAGGTTTAGTTGAAGTAATGGAAGAAAGAAAAAAACTTAATAGAGGTGAGATATAATGGAAGCTATTTTATCTAAAATGAAAGAAGTAGTTGAAAATCCAAATGCGGCTGTAAAAAAATATAAAAGTGAAACTGGTAAAAAAGCTATAGGTTGTTTCCCAGTTTATTGCCCAGAAGAAATTATACATGCAGCTGGAATGCTTCCAGTTGGTATATGGGGAGGACAAACAGAATTAGATTTAGCTAAACAATATTTCCCTGCATTTGCATGTTCAATAATGCAATCATGTTTAGAATATGGATTAAAAGGTGCTTATGATGAATTATCTGGAGTTATTATACCAGGTATGTGTGATACACTAATTTGTTTAGGACAAAACTGGAAATCAGCAGTACCTCATATAAAATATATATCATTAGTACACCCACAAAATAGAAAACTTGAAGCTGGTGTAAAATACTTAATCAGTGAGTACAAAGGCGTAAAAAGAGAACTTGAAGAAATTTGTGGATATGAAATAGAAGAAGCAAAAATTCATGAAAGTATAGAAGTTTACAATGAACATAGAAAAACTATGAGAGACTTTGTTGAAGTAGCTTATAAACATTCTAATACTATAAAACCATCAATAAGAAGCTTAGTAATTAAGAGTGGGTTCTTTATGAGAAAAGAAGAACATACTGAGCTAGTGAAAGATTTAATAGCAAAATTAAATGCTATGCCAGAAGAAGTCTGTTCTGGAAAGAAAGTTTTATTAACAGGTATATTAGCTGATTCTAAAGATATATTAGACATTTTAGAAGACAACAATATATCAGTTGTAGCTGACGACTTAGCACAAGAAACAAGACAATTCAGAACAGATGTACCAGCAGGTGATGATGCGTTAGAGAGATTAGCAAGACAATGGTCAAACATAGAAGGATGTTCATTAGCTTATGACCCTAAGAAAAAACGTGGGTCACTTATAGTAGATGAAGTTAAAAAGAAAGATATAGATGGTGTTATCTTCTGTATGATGAAATTCTGTGACCCAGAAGAATACGATTATCCTTTAGTTAGAAAAGATATAGAAGATAGTGGAATACCTACTTTATATGTTGAAATCGACCAACAAACTCAGAATAATGAACAAGCCAGAACTCGTATTCAAACTTTTGCTGAGATGATGAGTTTAGCGTAAGTTCATTAAAATAAATTTACTATAAAATATGAAAATTGGAGGAAGCTATGTTATATAACAAAGAACAAGAACTTTTAAGAAAAGCAGTAAGAGATTTTGTTAGTAAAGAATTAGATACTTTACCAGCAGAAATGGATAAAACAGGTGTAATGCCTAAGGAATTAATCAAAAAATTAGCTGATGCAAAATTTATAAGCAGTAATATCCCAGAAGAATATGGTGGTGGGGGAGCAGGATATGTTTCTTACGCTATAGTAATGGAAGAAATAGCTAGAAGATGTGCTTCAACAGCTACTTTTGTTACAGCTGGTTCTTCTCTTGCTTCATTACCAATACTTTACAATGGTACTGAAGAGCAAAAACAAAAATACTTAAAAGGTATAGCAACAGGTGAATTAATAGGAGCATTTGGTTTAACTGAGCCAGGAGCTGGTTCTGATGCAGGTGGACAACAAACAACAGCAGAATTAGTTGGAGACCACTATATATTAAATGGTAGAAAAACTTTCATAACTAATGGACCATTCTGTGATGTAGCTATAGTAATAGCAGTTACAGATAGAAGTAAAGGACTTAGAGGAACATCAGCGTTTATAGTAGAAAGTAAATGGGATGGTTTCTCAACAGGAGCTCATGAAGATAAGATGGGTATAAGAGGAACTGAAACTTCTGACTTAATATTTGAAAACGTTAAAGTTCCAAAAGAAAACTTACTTGGAAAAGAAGGTCAAGGATTTAAGATAGCAATGGGTACTCTAGAAGTTGGTAGAATAGGTGTTGCTGCCTTAGCTCTAGGAATAGCTCAAGGTGCTTTAGATGAAGCTGTTAAATATACAAAACAAAGAGTTCAATTTGGTAAGCCTATAGCTAAATTCCAAAATACTCAATTTACTATAGCTGACATGGAAACAAAAGTTTGTGCAGCTAGAGGATTAGTTTATGATGCAGCACAAAAGAGAGATGCAGGAATGAGAGTTGCTCAAGAATCTGCTATGGCTAAATACTATGCATCAGAAATTGCAAATGAAGTTGCTTATAAAGCATTACAACTTCACGGTGGATATGGATTTATAAAAGATTATGAAATCGAAAGAATGTACAGAGATGCTAGAATCGTATCAATATACGAAGGAACATCAGAAGTTCAAAAAATGGTAATTTCATCAAACGTATTAAAATAATAAATAATCTAATGAAATTGGAGGTATAGACTTTGAAAATATTAGTTTGCGTAAAACAAGTTCCAGATACTAACGAAGTAAGAATAAATAAAGAAACAGGTACTCTTATAAGAGATGGAGTTCCAAGTATATTAAACCCAGATGATGCAAATGCATTAGAGGAAGCTTTAAAAATTAAAGATGAGCATGATGATGTAACTATAACAGTTATAACAATGGGACCTCCTCAAGCAGACTTTATGCTAAGAGAGTGTTTAGCTATGGGTGCTGATGATGCAATATTATTAAGTGATAGAGCATTTGGAGGAGCTGATACTTGGGCTACATCAAATACTATTGCAGCGGGAATATCTAAAGTAGGTGACTATGACATAATATTTGCAGGAAGACAAGCAATAGATGGAGATACTGCACAAGTTGGACCACAAATTGCAGAGAAATTAGACATTCCTCAAGTTACATATGTACAAGATTTCAAAATAGAAGGAAAAGATATAATAGTTCAAAGACAATTAGAAGATGGATACGAATTAATAAAAGTAAGTACACCTGTACTTTTAACAGCAGTAAAAGAGTTAAATACACCTAGATACATGTCTGTTGATAAAATAGTAAAAGCATATAAACATGATGTAAAAGTTTGGACAATTGATGATTTAGATGTAAATAAAGAAGAAGTTGGTTTAAAAGCATCACCAACTAAAGTATTTAGATCATTTACTCCTGAACCAAGAGGAAAAGGAGAAATCTTAGAAGGTAAAGCTGATGAAATAGCTAGTAAAATAATAATCGGTCTAAAACAAAAGCACATTATATAAGTTGGAGGAGTACAAACTATGAATGATATAAAAGATTTAAGTTCTTATAAAAACGTATGGATATTTGCAGAACAAAGAGAAGGAAAAATAGCTCCAGTAGTTATAGAATTATTAGGAGAAGGAAGAAAATTAGCTAAAGAAGTAGATGCAGAACTTTGTGCAATATTATTAGGAAAAGATGTTGATGGATTAGCTAAAGAATTAATCACTTTTGGAGCTGACAAAGTTTATGTTGCAGATGATGCTCTTTTAGAAAAATATACAACTGATGCATATACAAAAGTAATAAAAGATGCAATAGATGAAATAAAACCAGAAATAATGCTTTTCGGAGCAACTCATATAGGTAGAGACTTAGCACCTAGAATAGCTTCAAGAGTTGGAACTGGATTAACAGCTGACTGTACTAAGTTAGAAATAGACCCAGAAGATAAGAAAATAAAACAAACTCGTCCAGCATTTGGTGGAAACATAATGGCTACAATCATTTGTCCAAACCATAGACCTCAAATGTCTACAGTTAGACCTGGTGTTATGGATAAAGCTGAAAAAGACGAAACAAGAACTGGTGAAGTTATAGCATTAGACTACAAAATAACTCAAGATGATATAAGAACTACTGTTTTAGAAACAGTTAAAACTAAGAAAGATTTAGTATCTCTTACAGATGCAAATGTTATAGTATCAGGTGGTTTAGGATTAGGTGGACCAGAAGGATTTGAAATGCTTAAGAAATTAGCTGACAAATTAGGTGGAGTAGTTGGTTCTTCTCGTGCGGCTGTTGATGCTGGATGGATAGACCATTCTCACCAAGTAGGTCAAACAGGAACTACTGTTAAACCAAACCTATATATAGCTTGTGGTATATCAGGAGCAATACAACATTTAGCAGGTATGCAATCATCAGATTTCATAATTGCTATAAACAAAAACCCAGCAGCTCCAATTTTAGAAATCGCTGACTATGGAGTAGTTGGAGACTTACATGAAATAGTTCCAATGCTTATAGAAAAATTAGATAGTGTTGATGATTTATTAGAAGCTATAAAAGCTTAATAGATACAAACTATATAAATATTACTGATTGAATAAGTCTTATTAGTTAGTAACATAATTATTAACCCTTTGATAAGTTATTGCTAGTGTGTATTTGTCAGTTATTAAAAAGTCTGTTTGAATAAAATTTTATAATACAAGATAATCTGGATAATCCTTATATGTATATTGCTTACAAATTGTGAGTTATATTCTGTAAGGATTATCTTTGTTTTTTTAAATAAATCTTAAATTTAATTAAATTGTATTAAATAGACAAATAATTACTAAATATGTGATAAAATACAATTAAAAGCAAAATGAAATTTTTAACAAACTATAATCATTAAAATTATATCTTAGTTACGTTTTAATGAAATAAACTACTTGAAAAGACGAATATTATAAGGAGTTGATTATATGTGCTGATGGTATTTATTGTAAGCAAACAATAAATTTTGTATGTAGTTCAATAAATTACTTAATGAAAGGTGCGAATATTAATGGATAATAATTTAATAGGGCTTATAGAACATGTAGAAAATCCAGCCATTTTATGTAAAGAATCAGGCGAAATAATATACTGTAATCATCTAATAGATAGTATTTTTAGTTTTCTAGATATAAAAAAGCCTAGAAATATAAATGAATTAGATTCAAATTTTGACAAAACAGAAATACTGACAGATAGTAAAAAGAAAATAGCTTTCAGAGAGTTAAGGATGACTGCACATATATACAATATGAAAGATAATAATAATGAAAATAATATAGTTTATTTATTTGAGAAGTCTCTAATATCTGATAAAGTAATTGAAGATATAATAGAGCATATAGATGAAGTTGTTGTTGTGTTTAACAAAGATGGGGTAATTGAAAAGATGAACACTGTCAGTGATGAGATATTACCTTTTAAAAGAACTGAGGTACTTGGTAGAAATATAACAGACCTTGTGAGACAAGGATTAGTTGAAGAACCAATAATATTAAACATGCTTAAAGTGAAGAAAAAGATTTATAGAAATATCGTTTACCCAGATGGGAAGCTTATTGCATATACGGCAGTTCCAAGATGGGATTCTAAGGGAAAGCTTACAGGAGGAGTACTAACAGGGAGAGATATTTCAAGGGTTATTAAGCTTGAATCTCAGATAAAATATAGTGATATATCAGAAGACACAGAGTATATAAGTCAAAGTAAGATTATGGACAATATAAAAAAAGTTGTTAAGAGAGCTGCAGCCTCAGATTCTTCTATATTTATAAATGGAGAATCAGGTGTAGGAAAAGAAATAATAGCAAGAACAATATATAAGTATAGTTCAAGGAGAGACAAACCTTTTATAGCTATAAACTGTGGAGCTATACCAAATGAATTATTAGAGTCAGAGTTTTTTGGATATGAAGAAGGTTCTTTTACTGGAGCTAAGAAAAAAGGTAAAAAGGGACTTTTTGAAGAGGCGAATGGTGGAACTATTTTCTTGGATGAGATAGGTGAGTTACCAATGCAGATGCAAAAAAAATTACTTAGGGTTATACAAGAAAATACTATTACTAGAATAGGTGGTAGTAAGCCTATAAAAATAGATGTTAGATATATAAGTGCTACTAATATTTCTCATGAAGACCTTAGAAATAACCTTAAATTTAGACAAGATTTGTACTATAGATTAAGTGTTATTCCAGTAAAAATACCTCCTCTTAGAGAAAGAAAAGAGGATATAGTACCATTAGTAAATTATTTCTTAAAACTTTACAATGAAAAGTACAATAGAGAAGTAGAAGTTTCGCCTAAAGTTATTGAGTTATTAGAAGAATATTCTTGGCCAGGAAACATAAGAGAATTAAAAAACATCATTGAAAGATTTGTAGTATTATCAGCTAAAAATGTAATTGGAGAAGATGAATTTAACATGCTGATAAATTTAGATATGATTGATAATGAAACAGATGATTTATCACCAATAGTGGTAAATGGAATTATGAATCTTAATGATGCATATAAAATAGTGGACCAAATAATGATAAGTAAGGCTATAAATAAGTATGGTTCAATAACAAAGGCTGCTGAAGTTATAGGTATATATCCTTCTACCATCCATAGAAAGATAAAGAGTGGACATATTCACGTTTAGCTGTCAGTTTAAAAAGACAATATAATTAAAATATTATAAGATACATAATTTATACAACTTAAAAGAGATGGCTTAAAAATAAATTTAATTACTTTAAGTCATCTCTTTTCTTTTATAAATATTTAAAAGTTATATTAGTTTATAGAGTTAGCAGAACCTAAAACATCATCTATCTTGCTTTCAACTACAGCTTGTATAGCATCTCTACCAGCACCAATGTATTTTCTTGGGTCAAATTCTTTTGGATTTTCAGCTAAGAATTTTCTGATAGCAGCAGTCATAGCTAGTCTTAAGTCAGTATCCATGTTTATTTTACAAACAGCCATAGAAGATGCTTTTCTTAACATATCTACAGGTACACCTTTAGCACCAGCTATATTTCCACCAAATTCATTACATGTAGCAACAGCATTTTGGTCAACAGCAGATGCACCATGAAGAACTATTGGGAAACCTGGTAATTTGCTTTGGATTTCTTCTAGTATATCGAATCTTAATTTAGCTTCTCCTTTGAATTTGAAAGCACCATGAGAAGTTCCAATAGCTATTGCTAATGAATCAACACCTGTTCTTTCAACGAACTCAACTGCCTCAGCTGGTTGAGTATACTTGTGAACATCAGAAGTAACATCATCTTCTGTTCCAGCTAGAACACCAAGTTCTGCTTCAACAACAACACCTTTAGAGTGTGCATATTCAACAGCTTCTTTAGTTATTCTAACATTTTCTTCAAAGTCAAAATGAGAACCATCTATCATAACTGAAGAGAAACCAGCATCAATACAAGTTTTAATAGCATCCATATTTGGACCATGGTCTAAGTGAAGAGCCACATCTACACCTATTTCATCAGAAGCAGCCTTAACCATTTCAACTAATGTATGAGGTCCAGCATATTTAACAGCTGACATAGAAGCTTGTATCATAACATAAGAATTTTTAGCTTTAGCAGCTTTTAAAACACCTTGTAATTGTTCTAAGTCACTTATGTTAAATGCACCTATAGCAAATCCACCTTCGTAAGCTTTTTTAAACATTTCTTTTGTAGTAATTAATGCCATTTTAAACTCCTCCTATTAACTTTTAAAATTTACCCATCACTTATATTATAACGTTAAATCAAAAAAAGTACATAGTAAATTGTAATAACTATAAATTACAAGTATAATGTTAAATAGAAGACAATAGGATTAAATAAAATAATAAAGAATATAAACAATTTAGGAAAATTAGCTATATAATGCTAACTATAAGGGTAGGAACTACCTTATTAGTTTGGAGATACTGATAACAATAGTTGTCTTGACCAAGAAGTTGCCACTTCAAACGTTATCGAAGGGAATTAAGTGGATGATAATTCACTAAAAATTTAAAATAAAGGAGATAAACTATGCCACAGATAAAAATAAGAGGAATTAATGAA from Clostridioides difficile ATCC 9689 = DSM 1296 includes the following:
- the etfB gene encoding electron transfer flavoprotein subunit beta, producing the protein MKILVCVKQVPDTNEVRINKETGTLIRDGVPSILNPDDANALEEALKIKDEHDDVTITVITMGPPQADFMLRECLAMGADDAILLSDRAFGGADTWATSNTIAAGISKVGDYDIIFAGRQAIDGDTAQVGPQIAEKLDIPQVTYVQDFKIEGKDIIVQRQLEDGYELIKVSTPVLLTAVKELNTPRYMSVDKIVKAYKHDVKVWTIDDLDVNKEEVGLKASPTKVFRSFTPEPRGKGEILEGKADEIASKIIIGLKQKHII
- a CDS encoding electron transfer flavoprotein subunit alpha/FixB family protein encodes the protein MNDIKDLSSYKNVWIFAEQREGKIAPVVIELLGEGRKLAKEVDAELCAILLGKDVDGLAKELITFGADKVYVADDALLEKYTTDAYTKVIKDAIDEIKPEIMLFGATHIGRDLAPRIASRVGTGLTADCTKLEIDPEDKKIKQTRPAFGGNIMATIICPNHRPQMSTVRPGVMDKAEKDETRTGEVIALDYKITQDDIRTTVLETVKTKKDLVSLTDANVIVSGGLGLGGPEGFEMLKKLADKLGGVVGSSRAAVDAGWIDHSHQVGQTGTTVKPNLYIACGISGAIQHLAGMQSSDFIIAINKNPAAPILEIADYGVVGDLHEIVPMLIEKLDSVDDLLEAIKA
- the hadC gene encoding (R)-2-hydroxyisocaproyl-CoA dehydratase subunit beta encodes the protein MEAILSKMKEVVENPNAAVKKYKSETGKKAIGCFPVYCPEEIIHAAGMLPVGIWGGQTELDLAKQYFPAFACSIMQSCLEYGLKGAYDELSGVIIPGMCDTLICLGQNWKSAVPHIKYISLVHPQNRKLEAGVKYLISEYKGVKRELEEICGYEIEEAKIHESIEVYNEHRKTMRDFVEVAYKHSNTIKPSIRSLVIKSGFFMRKEEHTELVKDLIAKLNAMPEEVCSGKKVLLTGILADSKDILDILEDNNISVVADDLAQETRQFRTDVPAGDDALERLARQWSNIEGCSLAYDPKKKRGSLIVDEVKKKDIDGVIFCMMKFCDPEEYDYPLVRKDIEDSGIPTLYVEIDQQTQNNEQARTRIQTFAEMMSLA
- the hadI gene encoding 2-hydroxyisocaproyl-CoA dehydratase activator HadI, producing MYTMGLDIGSTASKGVILKNGEDIVASETISSGTGTTGPSRVLEKLYGKTGLAREDIKKVVVTGYGRMNYSDADKQISELSCHARGVNFIIPETRTIIDIGGQDAKVLKLDNNGRLLNFLMNDKCAAGTGRFLDVMAKIIEVDVSELGSISMNSQNEVSISSTCTVFAESEVISHLSENAKIEDIVAGIHTSVAKRVSSLVKRIGVQRNVVMVGGVARNSGIVRAMAREINTEIIVPDIPQLTGALGAALYAFDEAKESQKEVKNI
- a CDS encoding sigma-54 interaction domain-containing protein, whose translation is MDNNLIGLIEHVENPAILCKESGEIIYCNHLIDSIFSFLDIKKPRNINELDSNFDKTEILTDSKKKIAFRELRMTAHIYNMKDNNNENNIVYLFEKSLISDKVIEDIIEHIDEVVVVFNKDGVIEKMNTVSDEILPFKRTEVLGRNITDLVRQGLVEEPIILNMLKVKKKIYRNIVYPDGKLIAYTAVPRWDSKGKLTGGVLTGRDISRVIKLESQIKYSDISEDTEYISQSKIMDNIKKVVKRAAASDSSIFINGESGVGKEIIARTIYKYSSRRDKPFIAINCGAIPNELLESEFFGYEEGSFTGAKKKGKKGLFEEANGGTIFLDEIGELPMQMQKKLLRVIQENTITRIGGSKPIKIDVRYISATNISHEDLRNNLKFRQDLYYRLSVIPVKIPPLRERKEDIVPLVNYFLKLYNEKYNREVEVSPKVIELLEEYSWPGNIRELKNIIERFVVLSAKNVIGEDEFNMLINLDMIDNETDDLSPIVVNGIMNLNDAYKIVDQIMISKAINKYGSITKAAEVIGIYPSTIHRKIKSGHIHV
- the acdB gene encoding putative isocaproyl-CoA dehydrogenase AcdB, with product MLYNKEQELLRKAVRDFVSKELDTLPAEMDKTGVMPKELIKKLADAKFISSNIPEEYGGGGAGYVSYAIVMEEIARRCASTATFVTAGSSLASLPILYNGTEEQKQKYLKGIATGELIGAFGLTEPGAGSDAGGQQTTAELVGDHYILNGRKTFITNGPFCDVAIVIAVTDRSKGLRGTSAFIVESKWDGFSTGAHEDKMGIRGTETSDLIFENVKVPKENLLGKEGQGFKIAMGTLEVGRIGVAALALGIAQGALDEAVKYTKQRVQFGKPIAKFQNTQFTIADMETKVCAARGLVYDAAQKRDAGMRVAQESAMAKYYASEIANEVAYKALQLHGGYGFIKDYEIERMYRDARIVSIYEGTSEVQKMVISSNVLK
- the hadB gene encoding (R)-2-hydroxyisocaproyl-CoA dehydratase subunit HadB; the encoded protein is MSEKKEARVVINDLLAEQYANAFKAKEEGRPVGWSTSVFPQELAEVFDLNVLYPENQAAGVAAKKGSLELCEIAESKGYSIDLCAYARTNFGLLENGGCEALDMPAPDFLLCCNNICNQVIKWYENISRELDIPLIMIDTTFNNEDEVTQSRIDYIKAQFEEAIKQLEIISGKKFDPKKFEEVMKISAENGRLWKYSMSLPADSSPSPMNGFDLFTYMAVIVCARGKKETTEAFKLLIEELEDNMKTGKSSFRGEEKYRIMMEGIPCWPYIGYKMKTLAKFGVNMTGSVYPHAWALQYEVNDLDGMAVAYSTMFNNVNLDRMTKYRVDSLVEGKCDGAFYHMNRSCKLMSLIQYEMQRRAAEETGLPYAGFDGDQADPRAFTNAQFETRIQGLVEVMEERKKLNRGEI
- the hadA gene encoding isocaprenoyl-CoA:2-hydroxyisocaproate CoA-transferase HadA; translation: MLLEGVKVVELSSFIAAPCCAKMLGDWGAEVIKIEPIEGDGIRVMGGTFKSPASDDENPMFELENGNKKGVSINVKSKEGVEILHKLLSEADIFVTNVRVQALEKMGIAYDQIKDKYPGLIFSQILGYGEKGPLKDKPGFDYTAYFARGGVSQSVMEKGTSPANTAAGFGDHYAGLALAAGSLAALHKKAQTGKGERVTVSLFHTAIYGMGTMITTAQYGNEMPLSRENPNSPLMTTYKCKDGRWIQLALIQYNKWLGKFCKVINREYILEDDRYNNIDSMVNHVEDLVKIVGEAMLEKTLDEWSALLEEADLPFEKIQSCEDLLDDEQAWANDFLFKKTYDSGNTGVLVNTPVMFRNEGIKEYTPAPKVGQHTVEVLKSLGYDEEKINNFKDSKVVRY
- the fba gene encoding class II fructose-1,6-bisphosphate aldolase; amino-acid sequence: MALITTKEMFKKAYEGGFAIGAFNISDLEQLQGVLKAAKAKNSYVMIQASMSAVKYAGPHTLVEMVKAASDEIGVDVALHLDHGPNMDAIKTCIDAGFSSVMIDGSHFDFEENVRITKEAVEYAHSKGVVVEAELGVLAGTEDDVTSDVHKYTQPAEAVEFVERTGVDSLAIAIGTSHGAFKFKGEAKLRFDILEEIQSKLPGFPIVLHGASAVDQNAVATCNEFGGNIAGAKGVPVDMLRKASSMAVCKINMDTDLRLAMTAAIRKFLAENPKEFDPRKYIGAGRDAIQAVVESKIDDVLGSANSIN